AGAGCTCGGCGAGCTTCAGGTGCGCGTCATAGTGGTTTTCGTTGAGGCCCACGAAGGTCTGGAGCTCGCTCGCCGCGCGCTCCAGATCGCCGCGCTCTTCATGAATCTCCGCAAGAAGCAGATAGGGGCTTCCCTCCTCGGCGAACTCGGGGAAGAGCGATTTGGCTCGCTCGAGGTACTTCTCCGCGGTCTCACGATCGCCGCCTCGAAACGCCACCCGCCCCGTTTCCAGCTGGGCAATGAAGTCGAACTCGTCCTCGGCCGCTCGCGCCCGGAGCTCCTCCACCGAGGGCGCCTGTGTCATCCCGCTCGAGTCGTCCGCCGGCAGCCGCAACGAGCTCGCCTGGGCGTCGAAACGCTCTTCGAGATAGGATTCGAACCTCTGATCGAAGGCCTCGAGCGAAAGCCCCAACACTTTGCCGAACACGTCTTTGGTGGCGAGCCCTTGCCGGTAGCCCTCGAGAATGTCGCGGATCGCCTGGAATCCGAAATCTCTCTCGATGAGCTCGGCGACGAGAGAGGCCTGATAGTAGGAGATTCCGATCTGCTGCGGGTAGGTTGGCCTCATGAAGCCGTTGTTCAGCTCGTCGATGGGAAGAA
This window of the Vicinamibacteria bacterium genome carries:
- a CDS encoding tetratricopeptide repeat protein; its protein translation is SARPKGQFNWASTLWHELAHSVTLGMTEHRVPRWLSEGLSVLEERRARPGWGDDVNLGFLAAYKREKLLPIDELNNGFMRPTYPQQIGISYYQASLVAELIERDFGFQAIRDILEGYRQGLATKDVFGKVLGLSLEAFDQRFESYLEERFDAQASSLRLPADDSSGMTQAPSVEELRARAAEDEFDFIAQLETGRVAFRGGDRETAEKYLERAKSLFPEFAEEGSPYLLLAEIHEERGDLERAASELQTFVGLNENHYDAHLKLAELYEKLGDAKRAAAVLESAVYIYPFEASTHRKLAELNRNLGRKSDVVLERRALLALTTDRAQGYYDLARAYEEAGDRESARRALLRSLEIAPGFKEGLALLLELSSGSER